One Streptococcus gallolyticus subsp. gallolyticus DSM 16831 DNA window includes the following coding sequences:
- a CDS encoding sulfite exporter TauE/SafE family protein produces MTNELILRIIQLFLIFLIFWTMGNILVNAKKHGINLKEKFWTGLWIGYVTDLLDTLGIGTFATSIALFKATKLVEDDKKIPATLSTAHIIPVLIEALCFITIVEVDLTTLFAMAMASFLGAFVGTRITKNWNTRQVQRVLGILLIVAAFIMVYRLIANPGTNISESAHGLHGIWILVGVMFNFTVGILMTMGLGNYAPELIFFSMLGINPSVALPVMMLDAAVIMSASTTDFIKSGRVNWPGVLGIIIGGSFGVLTAAFFLSKLDINHFKILIVFIALFTGTSLLRSSAIKR; encoded by the coding sequence ATGACAAATGAACTTATTCTTCGTATAATTCAACTTTTTTTGATTTTTCTCATCTTTTGGACAATGGGAAATATTCTGGTAAATGCTAAAAAGCATGGCATTAATTTAAAGGAAAAATTCTGGACGGGGCTATGGATTGGTTACGTGACAGATTTATTAGATACGCTAGGGATTGGAACCTTTGCAACGAGTATAGCACTTTTTAAAGCGACAAAACTGGTTGAAGATGATAAAAAAATCCCTGCAACCCTATCGACAGCGCATATTATTCCTGTTTTGATTGAAGCGCTTTGCTTTATTACCATTGTTGAGGTTGACTTGACCACTTTATTTGCTATGGCCATGGCATCTTTTTTAGGAGCATTTGTAGGAACACGAATAACTAAAAATTGGAACACACGCCAAGTCCAACGTGTTTTGGGAATTCTGTTAATTGTTGCAGCATTCATTATGGTTTACCGACTGATTGCCAATCCTGGTACTAATATTTCTGAAAGTGCTCATGGCTTACATGGTATTTGGATTCTTGTCGGAGTGATGTTTAATTTTACGGTTGGTATTTTGATGACAATGGGGCTAGGAAATTATGCACCAGAGTTAATCTTTTTCTCAATGTTGGGTATTAATCCGTCAGTTGCACTGCCTGTGATGATGCTTGATGCAGCAGTTATCATGTCAGCGAGTACGACAGATTTTATTAAGTCTGGGCGTGTCAACTGGCCTGGTGTTTTAGGAATTATTATCGGTGGTTCTTTTGGTGTTCTGACAGCAGCATTTTTCTTGAGCAAACTTGATATTAATCATTTTAAAATTTTGATTGTCTTTATTGCTCTTTTCACAGGAACAAGTTTACTTCGCTCATCTGCCATTAAACGTTAG
- a CDS encoding HD domain-containing protein has product MNEKVFRDPVHNYITVNHQVIYDLINSKEFQRLRRVKQVSTTVFTFHGAEHSRFSHCLGVYEIARRVTEIFDDKFPDIWNSDDNLLTMVAGLLHDVGHGAYSHTFEKLFDTDHEAVTQEIITSPDTEINTILRRVSPDFPEKVASVINHTYHNKQVVQLISSQIDCDRMDYLLRDSYYSGANYGQFDLNRILRVIRPTEDGIVFEYNGMHAVEDYIVSRFQMYMQVYFHPASRGMEVLLQNLLKRAKYLYQTDTDFFERTSPNLIPFLENHANLADYLALDDGVMNTYFQTWMTAEDEILADLASRFVNRKVFKSVTFEESSRKELSHLVDLVKSVGFDPDYYTGIHVNFDLPYDIYRPEKEEPRTEINMIQKDGSVVELSTISPIVKTLTGTIYGDRRFYFPKEMLVDNDLFAVDKKAFMSYISNEHFVYHN; this is encoded by the coding sequence ATGAATGAAAAAGTATTTCGTGACCCTGTTCACAACTATATAACTGTCAATCATCAGGTCATTTACGACCTTATCAATAGTAAAGAGTTTCAGCGCCTACGACGGGTCAAACAAGTTTCGACAACTGTTTTCACCTTTCATGGTGCAGAACACAGCCGCTTCTCACACTGTTTAGGGGTTTACGAGATTGCAAGACGTGTGACTGAAATTTTTGATGACAAATTTCCTGATATTTGGAATTCTGATGACAATCTCTTAACGATGGTGGCTGGGCTTTTACATGATGTCGGACATGGTGCTTATTCACACACTTTTGAAAAACTCTTTGATACCGACCACGAAGCCGTTACACAAGAGATTATCACCAGTCCAGATACTGAAATCAATACTATCTTGCGTCGTGTCTCGCCTGATTTTCCAGAAAAAGTCGCTAGTGTTATCAACCACACTTATCATAATAAACAAGTTGTCCAACTCATTTCTAGCCAAATTGACTGTGACCGTATGGACTACCTTTTGCGCGATTCTTACTATAGCGGCGCTAATTATGGTCAATTTGACTTGAATCGCATTCTACGTGTGATTCGCCCAACCGAAGACGGTATTGTTTTTGAATACAATGGCATGCACGCCGTTGAGGACTATATTGTCAGTCGTTTTCAAATGTATATGCAAGTGTATTTTCACCCTGCTAGCCGCGGAATGGAAGTATTGTTACAAAATCTTTTAAAGCGCGCAAAATACCTTTACCAAACTGATACCGATTTCTTTGAAAGAACATCACCAAATCTGATTCCATTTTTAGAAAATCATGCTAACTTAGCTGATTATCTTGCTTTAGATGATGGGGTGATGAATACCTATTTTCAAACTTGGATGACTGCTGAAGATGAGATTTTGGCTGATTTGGCAAGCCGTTTTGTCAATCGTAAAGTCTTTAAATCGGTGACTTTCGAAGAATCGTCACGCAAAGAACTCAGTCACCTTGTTGACCTTGTCAAATCTGTTGGCTTTGACCCTGATTATTACACAGGCATCCATGTCAATTTTGACTTGCCTTATGACATTTACCGTCCTGAAAAAGAAGAACCAAGAACCGAGATTAACATGATTCAAAAAGACGGCTCTGTTGTAGAATTATCAACAATTTCACCAATCGTCAAAACCTTAACGGGTACTATTTATGGCGATAGACGATTCTATTTTCCAAAAGAAATGCTAGTTGATAACGACCTATTTGCTGTTGATAAGAAAGCCTTTATGAGCTATATTTCAAACGAACATTTTGTTTATCATAATTAA